Genomic window (Bosea vaviloviae):
CAGCGTTTCCTTCAATCGCCGCCCGGATTTCATGGACGGATACGGAAAGAGACTGCGAAAACTCTCCGTCGATGATAGCGAAGCGCCTTCGCCCGTCTGAAAACAGGCGTGGCAAGTCGCCTCGCTTGATAGGAGGCTCACAGCGAGCGAATGGGAGAGACGTGCCAACCTCGGCGGCAGCTATCGACGGCCCGCAGAAAATTGTCCAATCCTGGCCCAAGTCTCCGTGGTGCTCCGCTGTCAAGCTTGCACGCTCCAAGTAAAGGGTTTTCTGCAACAGGCGAGGCCGAAGCTTTCTACAGCCGAGATGCGCTAGGCCAGCGTTGCAGCGTCTCTTATGCGCGGATCCTCTCCGCGCCACCGCCTCGCGTGGGGCTGGAGAAATCAAGCGTGCCAATCCGACCATCGGCCTGCAGTCTACCCAGCCCTACTTCACAGACCCTTGCGGCGTGACAGCCAACTCTCGTAGTAGATCGGCTAGGATCCGGTCGGCAATCCGCGAGAAGGCAGTGAGATGGCCTAGCCATCTACAGACGCTTGCGCTCTCCCATCAACGGAGATACATCAATTTATTGGAATTTACACGGTCATACCGGGGGTCAGATCGATACTAAAGCTCACTTTACAGCCAAGCAACACTTAGACGGCTCACACTGCGCAACGCGGCCCTTCCACTCTCAAAAGCACGGGTTCGACTCTGGCACCGAAGGCATCAGCGAGGACTTATTACTCTTCACGCGAAGCAGTAATCTCATCCTTACTGCCAAGCGATGTTGCTCCGAAAATTCAGACTTATTTCCGCCTTCACCTTCGCCGGGTCGTCCTGTTGGGCCAACCTCTCTCGAAGATTTCTTGGCACCGTGACGCGATCGACACCGGCCAAAATTTCTTTCAGTTCGTTCACGTCAATCTCTACGACGTCTTCGTCCTTCTTATCCTCAGGTTGCATTGTAAGCTCCCAAGATTGCCAATTACTAGAGCCTATTGTGCCCGCGAAGATGCGTCAAGAGCGGCCGGCGGGGGGAGCCTTTCAACCGCCAAGTCGAGCGCCGGCACGCCCTCTTCAATGGGTCATATGGAGGGCCAACTCTGCTCTATGCGTTCAAATAAAGTGGAGCGGCCCTGACGCACTCAATACCTTCGCGTTGACAAGATTCCTGAGCAGAGACGAGCCATTTTCGATGTCTATGCCGGTAGCCGAGTAGAAATCCGACTCGGTGAACGCCCGTGTCCGCGCCGAAATCCATTCGAGTCCAGCTTCTAAGGCTGCCGGCGCGAGGCCGAGCCCATCTCCAGGTGAGTTGCAATCGGTTTGCGCAAGCTCCATGAGGTCTCTGCCAGACTGTCCTTCAAGATGACGAAATTCCGCTCCAGACAGATGGCGCAACAACGCTTGTGGGGATGCGATATCTGTTAGATTCAAGTCGTGAATGAGGCGCGGAGCAAGATCAATCAAGGATTTCATAGCAAGCAACCTGAGGCCTTCGCCACCGTTCAGGCCGGGGATCGGCGTCCTCCAGTGTGAATGCTCCTTGAGCGCTTCAGCTATGGCATTGGCGGCCAGCCAATACGCTGGCTTTGCTTGAAGGCGAAATACTAGATTGATGGAATTGCCCAAAGCCTCAGTCTCATGCCACCACCCGAACGGAAGGAACAGGCAATCGCCCGGCGACATGACTAACTCAGTGCCATTCTCGTTTGGGGGCGGATGGTCGGCCATGAGGCGGTGCTGAGGCCGAGTTCCGCCGCGTGGTCCAGGCCCGCGCTCGGATGGGAAGTACGTGTAGTCCGCGTTGTAATCAGAACTCGGCGAGCAGTACCACCAGAGCTTCTCGCCAGCCAACTGAATAACAACCAACTCCACCCCATCATGATGAATTGGAACTCTAGACCCTGGAGGAGAGATTATAATCGACGC
Coding sequences:
- a CDS encoding JmjC domain-containing protein, yielding MDALSSLFPMLRREGFLLGPYLRYACSGTGGIDRLVGLREISEITGQEILARLIPPIELIVYEQRDGFIPRQIKSNPRDASRLLAEGHCVTIEDGEAVFPILRDWKNRFQLELGLIGPVAPASIIISPPGSRVPIHHDGVELVVIQLAGEKLWWYCSPSSDYNADYTYFPSERGPGPRGGTRPQHRLMADHPPPNENGTELVMSPGDCLFLPFGWWHETEALGNSINLVFRLQAKPAYWLAANAIAEALKEHSHWRTPIPGLNGGEGLRLLAMKSLIDLAPRLIHDLNLTDIASPQALLRHLSGAEFRHLEGQSGRDLMELAQTDCNSPGDGLGLAPAALEAGLEWISARTRAFTESDFYSATGIDIENGSSLLRNLVNAKVLSASGPLHFI